A section of the Spirosoma pollinicola genome encodes:
- a CDS encoding nucleotide pyrophosphohydrolase, whose protein sequence is MTQLESLLAQLHAFRDERDWQQFHNSKDLALAISIEAAEVNELFLWKSAQDVDPVKLRHELADVMSYCLLLADNHAIDLAQAITEKIHLNAHKYPVEKAKGKATKYTDL, encoded by the coding sequence ATGACGCAACTCGAATCACTTCTTGCCCAACTACACGCTTTCCGGGATGAACGGGACTGGCAACAATTTCATAATTCTAAAGATCTGGCCCTGGCAATTTCCATCGAAGCGGCTGAAGTCAATGAATTATTCCTTTGGAAGTCAGCTCAGGATGTAGATCCGGTAAAGCTCAGACATGAACTAGCCGATGTTATGTCGTATTGTCTGCTTCTAGCTGATAATCATGCCATCGATCTGGCCCAGGCTATAACCGAAAAAATCCACCTGAACGCCCATAAATACCCGGTAGAGAAGGCGAAAGGCAAGGCTACTAAATACACGGATTTGTAA
- a CDS encoding DUF2075 domain-containing protein encodes MIVYQASKGQFLDDVLSNEIENIILKSFKDKLHRTTSSNEIRSWKESLAYMDRILQDPAIPEDCGVAVEYQVPQTSKRMDFILSGYGVAGEEYAILIELKQWEKASLTSKDGVVETYVGGGVREVAHPSYQAWSYAALLQGFNEAVYTGDIQLKPCAYLHNYQPDSVLSHEFYQEYIRKAPIFLRSDAVKLREFIKTYVKRGDQSKVIYKIDGGEIRPSKALADSMVSLLKGNKEFVMIDDQKIVYETALSLAKQSSSVNKNVLIVQGGPGTGKSVVAVNLLVELTTLGLLAQYVSKNAAPRAVYESKLTGAFRKTLISNMFKGSGGFYSTAENEMDALIVDEAHRLNEKSGLYSNLGENQIKEIINTAKCAIFFLDENQRVTLNDIGEIDEIRRWANLAGATIHEMELSSQFRCGGSDGYLSWLDNILQIHETANYDLNETSYDFRVIDSPASLRDLIFEKNEINNKSRLVAGYCWPWESKKNPQADDIVFPQYDFSMKWNLTTDGSLWILGTESVNEVGCIHTCQGLEVDYIGVIIGPDLVVRNGEVITDPSKRAKSDSSTRTYKSYLKKNRESGPDFIDKIIKNTYRTLMTRGMKGCYIYSADPETREYFSENL; translated from the coding sequence ATGATTGTTTACCAAGCCTCAAAAGGCCAGTTTTTGGATGATGTTTTATCGAATGAAATTGAAAACATAATTCTCAAATCATTCAAGGATAAATTACACCGTACTACAAGTTCAAACGAGATCAGATCCTGGAAAGAATCGCTAGCCTACATGGATCGAATTCTACAGGATCCAGCTATTCCTGAAGACTGTGGTGTAGCCGTGGAGTACCAGGTTCCTCAAACCTCAAAGCGGATGGATTTTATTCTGTCGGGCTATGGGGTAGCGGGGGAGGAATATGCTATTTTGATCGAGCTGAAACAATGGGAGAAGGCTTCTCTAACCTCAAAAGACGGAGTTGTTGAAACCTATGTAGGTGGTGGCGTACGAGAAGTCGCTCATCCGTCGTATCAAGCCTGGTCTTACGCGGCATTACTACAGGGATTTAATGAAGCTGTATATACAGGAGATATTCAGCTGAAACCATGTGCCTATCTACACAACTATCAACCAGACAGCGTCTTAAGCCATGAGTTCTATCAGGAATACATAAGAAAGGCTCCTATTTTTCTCAGGAGTGATGCCGTGAAGTTACGGGAGTTTATTAAAACGTATGTAAAACGTGGGGATCAGTCGAAAGTTATTTATAAAATAGACGGGGGGGAAATCAGGCCATCAAAAGCACTGGCTGATAGTATGGTTTCTCTGTTAAAGGGAAATAAGGAATTTGTGATGATTGATGATCAGAAGATTGTTTATGAAACGGCCTTGTCTTTGGCTAAACAATCTTCTTCGGTTAATAAAAATGTGCTCATAGTACAAGGGGGGCCTGGTACTGGCAAATCGGTAGTTGCCGTAAACTTGCTTGTTGAACTGACAACGCTTGGTTTACTCGCTCAATACGTCTCGAAAAACGCAGCCCCAAGAGCCGTCTACGAGAGCAAACTAACAGGGGCTTTTCGCAAGACTCTTATTAGCAACATGTTTAAGGGGTCAGGTGGGTTTTATTCTACAGCAGAAAACGAAATGGATGCCTTGATCGTAGACGAAGCGCATCGTCTGAATGAAAAAAGCGGTCTTTATTCAAATCTAGGCGAGAACCAAATCAAAGAAATAATTAACACCGCGAAATGCGCCATTTTCTTCTTAGACGAGAATCAACGAGTAACGTTAAACGACATTGGAGAAATAGACGAAATTAGGCGCTGGGCCAATCTGGCAGGAGCTACTATTCACGAAATGGAGCTTAGTTCACAGTTTAGATGTGGTGGGTCAGATGGGTACCTATCGTGGCTAGATAATATTCTACAAATTCATGAAACCGCGAACTACGATTTAAATGAAACTAGCTATGACTTCAGAGTTATTGATTCTCCAGCCAGCCTGCGAGACCTTATTTTTGAGAAAAACGAAATCAACAACAAGTCCCGATTAGTTGCTGGATACTGTTGGCCCTGGGAAAGTAAAAAGAATCCACAAGCCGATGATATCGTTTTTCCACAGTATGATTTTTCAATGAAGTGGAATTTGACAACAGATGGGAGCTTATGGATCCTAGGTACCGAATCGGTTAACGAAGTAGGCTGCATTCACACGTGCCAAGGTTTAGAAGTTGACTATATAGGCGTAATTATTGGCCCAGATTTAGTAGTTAGAAACGGAGAGGTTATCACCGACCCGTCAAAGAGAGCCAAATCAGATTCATCGACTAGAACGTACAAGTCTTACCTGAAGAAGAATCGGGAAAGCGGGCCTGACTTTATTGATAAAATCATTAAGAATACCTACCGCACATTAATGACCCGTGGTATGAAAGGCTGTTACATTTATAGCGCTGATCCGGAAACTCGTGAGTATTTCAGTGAGAATCTATAA
- a CDS encoding PTS lactose/cellobiose transporter subunit IIA — MKISDHFSLKKTQAELDFVDIDTKADLPIFLDPFFLSIRNDNWSIEATLTLRSFFQQLIDLIRENNFEDAKILFQNLHEPNSTCLGMSKGNPSGNGVGEGDTVNIYESLLESKAIQTGLIQDIEDNILFVDKFGKDKLSDMTTNIIKKHLIDYTQSQCNLHSIPLTAGVPSGYFWSRQENDWVAEHTNMLIIDNKPILLISKGVVSFSKAYTPDKYMTHFVLNFLQNEHLKLNSALVKKRKNGTRYVTKDSIKETIKSDESGTKEFLRKFTLDHPEVLDIFKNRTTLDSLTNPEITNIDVRSICTILIERLRNIPPGNDNANTFHKEIIGILELLFYPNLIHPVKEKEIHQGRKRIDITFDNAARIGIFNRFSTIWRIPCQYIFVECKNYSSDLGNPELDQISSRFSVNRGQVGIIVCRSFKDKNLFIQRCRDTYRDNRGLIILLDDGDLVTLLENHNEWNYEFIDNYLSKIVREIAAD, encoded by the coding sequence TATATTCTTAGATCCATTTTTCCTAAGTATTAGAAATGATAATTGGTCAATAGAAGCAACGCTTACACTTCGTAGTTTTTTTCAGCAACTAATAGATCTAATACGAGAAAACAATTTTGAAGATGCTAAAATATTATTCCAAAATTTACATGAACCTAATTCCACATGTCTAGGCATGTCAAAAGGTAATCCTAGTGGTAATGGTGTGGGAGAAGGTGATACTGTAAATATATATGAAAGTCTATTAGAAAGTAAAGCAATACAAACTGGTCTGATACAAGATATAGAAGACAATATATTATTCGTAGATAAATTCGGGAAAGATAAGTTATCTGATATGACGACCAATATTATAAAAAAACATCTAATAGATTATACGCAGTCACAATGCAATTTACATTCAATACCTTTAACAGCAGGGGTGCCATCTGGTTACTTTTGGTCACGTCAAGAAAACGATTGGGTTGCAGAACACACAAATATGCTTATAATAGATAATAAGCCTATACTACTAATTTCAAAAGGTGTTGTATCTTTTTCTAAGGCATATACACCTGATAAATATATGACTCACTTTGTGCTTAATTTTCTTCAGAATGAACATCTAAAATTGAATAGTGCTCTAGTAAAAAAGAGAAAAAACGGAACGAGATATGTTACAAAAGATTCTATAAAAGAGACTATAAAGAGTGATGAATCTGGCACTAAAGAGTTTTTAAGGAAATTCACATTAGACCATCCAGAAGTGCTAGATATTTTTAAAAATAGAACAACTTTGGATTCACTCACCAACCCAGAAATTACAAACATAGATGTGCGTAGCATTTGTACTATTCTAATAGAACGGCTAAGAAATATTCCTCCAGGTAATGATAACGCAAATACGTTCCATAAAGAGATAATTGGTATTCTAGAATTACTATTCTATCCTAACTTAATACATCCTGTTAAAGAGAAAGAAATACATCAAGGCCGTAAAAGAATTGATATAACATTTGATAATGCTGCACGAATCGGCATATTCAATAGATTTTCTACGATTTGGCGAATTCCTTGTCAATATATTTTTGTGGAATGTAAAAATTACTCTTCTGATTTAGGAAATCCAGAACTAGATCAGATATCAAGCAGATTCTCAGTTAATAGGGGTCAAGTGGGCATAATTGTGTGTCGAAGTTTTAAGGATAAGAACTTGTTTATACAACGCTGCCGAGATACATACAGAGATAACAGAGGATTAATCATTTTACTTGATGATGGAGACCTTGTTACGCTGCTTGAAAATCATAATGAATGGAATTACGAGTTTATTGATAATTATTTATCGAAAATCGTCCGTGAAATTGCGGCTGATTAA